The genomic segment tttcatctttgggagagaggagaaaatcaacctgcttcagatctgaaaacatccacagaggtttctgtccatccctccactgtgagaagacaactcagtgctatgggtctgagaGGATGTGTAGTTATCAAggagcctcactgagaaaaggagacagacacatcaaacgaAGCTGagcaatgaactgaccaccctGGAGGCCAGACCTCAACAGAATGGGTTTGGGATTGTTTGGATTGTGAGAcgaagaaaatgcaaccaacctcaaagactgaactttggaggagtggagaaacatccctgcagacgtctttaaaaacctgaaagcaaAACTTGCATAAAGAATAGAacctgtaataaaggcaaacgggtgaagacacacacacacacacacacacacacacacacacacacacacacacatacacacacacacaagcattttctaagccacttctccctcagggtccaagggggatgctggagcctatcccagcggtcatcgggcagaaggcaggatacacgctggacaggtcgccagtccatcgcagggcagacagacagacacattcacacacatggcTGAAGACagtaaatagtaaaaaataTCATCTTCtggtaaatgtgtgttttgtacttgaagctgaaaaatgaatcattttctcttaatgttttttttttaaactggaaattaaataaatgaattgtggtctctgacttttgcagttctgcatgtgtgtgtgtgtgtgtgtgtgtgtgtgtgtgtgtgtgtgtgtgtgggcgcgCGTGCATGCATGCTTGAGTTTTTTGTGTCATGTTTGTGCAGACTGCAAGATTTAGTGTGCAGGATTGTGCATGTATGCTTGTGCATGTCTCatcttagtgtgtgtgtgtgtgtgtgtgtgtgtgtgtgtgtgtgtgcatgcccccccccccaaccccccaagCTTCTGTCACATTAAAATACCACACTGTGCACAAATTCAATAAGGCTTAAACCGGAGCAGCTGAATATCACcgaatcacacacacaacaaagtTACACTACTCttaaaccagagagagagagagagagagagagagagagagagagagagagagagagagagagctgagaagCGGTCACGTGGCTCGCGCGTCCCCGCCACTGACGTCACCCTCTTCCGTCTCCCAGCAACGTCTCCATCAGCGCTGGCGTCACCGCCGCGCCGTTGTCCCGGCAACGGGGTGTCTCGCGCGCTCGCGCGGCCTTGCGCTCCGCTCGGGCGCTCTGACGCGCGCGGTGGCGTCAATGGGGCGGGACCTCTGAGGGGCGGGGCTTCGGAGAAACGgcagagtgtgagtgagagagagagagagagtggaagaccAGCAGACAGAGCTAAAGAGCTCAGCGGCGCGCGGCTCCGTTTCAGCCTCCGCGAGAGTGGAATGAGTTTTAAACCCCAGCCAGAGACACGAATCAGCCgcggagggaggaggaggaaggcGCTCGTGCTGTAGGGTGAGTGGCATTCCTCTCTCACAACTTTATCATAGCCATGTAACTCACCATATACTACTGTATTATAACCATCTACTGCTGTATAACAACTTTATCATAGTCATATAGTGCTGAAACTCTCTATACTGATATATTATAACTTTATCATGGCCTTATACCACTGAAACCCACTTTATACTGCTGTGTTAGAACTTTATTATAGCCATGTACCAGTAAAACTAACAATACACAGCTTTATCATAACTTTATTACAACTCTGTCCTGCTAAAACTCACATTACACCACTCTATTATAACTTTATTATAACTACACACTGCTAACAGCCACTATACGCTGCTTTATTATAACTTTACCATAACTACATGCAGCCATAAGTCACTGTGCATGcctttattttaactttattatAGCCATGTGCTGCTGAAACCACAGTACACTGCTTTATTATAAATTTATTACAACTATATACTGCTGAACCTCAAGATATGCCGCTTTATTATACCTTTTGTTATAACTATATACTGCTAATAGCCACTGTACACTGCTTTATTATAGCTTTACTACAACTACATACTGCAATAAGTCACTGTACACTGCTTTATTGTAAGTTTGTTATAGACACATACTCCTATAACTCATCATGCATTGCTTTATTAtaaattaattatgattatattGTCCTAGTGTAAGTCACTATACACTCATTTCAACACCAACTTTATTGCAGCTACTTACTGTGAATAATATCTATCCTTTATAAGCACATTATACAATGCATTGTTATAATTTATGCCATTCAGCTATAACAAGCTATTTATTGCTGTATTATGACCCAGTACACTATGCTTTATTCAAAATTTCTATGCTGCTACAATTCACTATACGTCATTATATTATAACTATTGTTTTATTATGCACATTGTTTTATTCTAACTTAGGACACAGAGCTATAACTCAGCACACCCTGAGTGCTTTTCTGCATTCTTTCAATGGAGTGACGTTGCCTTATGAGGGCTCTTTAGAAAGACTGGATTTTagctttaattattttattaattttatattgatggcattaaatttaaggtgtTTAGAGGTTTCTGTGCTTTCTTGTAATAATTGTGTGATCACATTTGCATAGATTTAAAGCTGTTTGGGTTCCACTGCCATATGGACACAGATTCATATAACAGTTACTGAAGAATACAagaatacaataataataataataataataatacttattaacattataataataatagattgCTGTGAATAGCCTTTTACTGATTTACTGACAGATTTTAATGTGTTACAGGCACCATTACCAAATAAAAGTCCTCCGAAAAGCCTTTGCTGCAGGAAAACCCACAAACGCCTCCATCATGGTGATCATGAGAGAGAACAGTGCGAGTTGTGAGCCCACCGCTGCCCAGGGAAGGCCTCTCCAAGTGGGCTTCTATGAAATTCTCCGCACACTGGGCAAAGGAAACTTCGCTGTGGTCAAACTCGCCAGGCACAAAGTGACTAAAACGCAGGTAATAGACCACTGACCATAATAAACTAAAGAAATCTGCTTTATCTTTATGCATTGTACACAGCAGTAAGCGAATAAAACAGGTTTTAATTATTACCAGCAAATAAGTTACACTTGTAAGATGTTTATGCAAGAAGCTAACGGGTGCATTCGTTACAACACAGGTTGCCATAAAAATAATAGATAAGACACGACTGAACTCCTCCAATCTGGAGAAAATCTACAGGGAGGTTCAGATCATGAAGCTGCTGAATCACCCGCACATCATCAAGCTTTATCAGGTACGTCTGGTTGTTTCTCAGTCCTCCTACGCTGCATGTCACTGTGGGCAGAGTTGCTGTAATTTACATGAAGTCCTTGCACTAATTTTTTTGGGGCTAATTTGGCAGCAACGAATATATAATGTCTTCGAATTTTAGACTGAATTGTGTGGTCATTATGATAACATGCTGTCATTATCACAATAAATTACATCATAATATtttcgctgtccaaagaaaaacatctctattttttgtgattttcacttttctgcatcatttgagctcagcagccattctttacattgtgtgaaaatttcatgatgaatgggccagtaaaaatgcaacaaaattgcttagaaaaaaatctctttccatTGACTTAGATTAAAACTAAAGAGCGTTTTTGccctgtcctgtaaagttagtattttggagatacatgtttttctttaacaGCGACAGTATGCTTTTTTGAATATATCAAGGTTGTTGTCTGTAGTTCCAGAACATTGAACAAATGCATGTATCATAAAAAGCAGATAATAGTCAACAACAATAACTAGAGAATATAAGCGCCACAGTAACAGCAGCTGATTGGATGTCAGCCCATTAAGCcgttatattattttaattgtacTAATTGTACTTACTAGTTGTAATCATTGTTCAGTTGATGCTATTTTTTGCAAACATTATATTATAAACTATAGTTTGCTGGTGCATCTTGTCTATTTTGTCTTGTTTACAAAGCTCGAAAAACATAATATcttgattgaaaaaaaaaaagcctgtaaGCGTCGTAATGCTGTATTGTTTGTaccatatcacccacccttaGAATAATGACTGAAGcagctttttttgcttttgaaagCTGGTGTTTTAGTTGAGCTTCTCCAAAGCGGAGCTCTATCTGGCTAAAATGGACTTTATAAATAGTCAAGAGGACAGGGTTATCACACCTCACTACAGTATCCAGCCACTGTGCTATCACTTTTCGCACGATCACACATCAACATGAGCCACTTTATGCTACTTATGCATGGGGCTGCTCTTTTCTTCAGGAATGTCTATGATACGTTATGATATGATGTAGCACTATGATAATGAGGTACAGCACGTCTGCATTGCTGGCTTTGAAGCCAGGCTGCTGACGCATGTTGCTCTGAAACTTAAGATCCGTGTGAAGGAGATGGAGTAAAGGGTTGTGAGTGTGCAGATTAATTAGCGTCGGGCGAAGTCAGGCGCAATGTGTCGGCTCTGTCACGTGAAGCTATCTGTCTGTAATAAGGGAAAATCTTAAGACGGGCAATCCGCTTTGGCCACTGGAACAGCTCTTGACGCAAAAGCACACTCACTGCCATGACTGGCAAGGCTGCTGAATTTTGTCAGCACATTTTTGTCCTTATTACTGCCTTCCAGGCCGGGCTCTGTGCGTTTGTTATGCTCCTTTGTGGATTACCAGCTTGTGGATTTGCGTGATCGTGCTGAAGTTGCGAAAGTGTTCCCAACAACCAGAATCCCTGGAAACCGGCTGGCTTCGAGGGGGGCCACCATGGCCCTAACAAGACGgggtaggggtgtgtgtgttgggagggAGGGGTATTATTAGGAAAGGAATCATCTTTTGTATGCAGTGTGGTATGTATGGGATGTACCAGACCCAGCATATTAATCTAAATAATCTCACTGTCATCTGATGACACACTGACCTGCTTATAGCTGTATGATGGAGAGGATGCTTTTCAGAGGGTCTGAGGCTTTAACATTAGCCTGCAGTGTAATAGCCCTGCTCAGAAATTCCTGTCAGGCAGAATCACTGAAATAACACGGGTGCTCTCCTCATGGCACTCCTCAGTATTGTTTATGGCAAGTTAGTTtccttttaaatgtaataactaCATAGCGAGTAAGTTACACCTACATTACACTTTAGACTTTACATTAGACTCTGTATCAACAGGTATTGACATTGTTTTGAAACTGTGGCAAAAATGATTTACTTTCTGTCTAAAACCTCTAATgaaatttaaatcataatacatttttaaaaattagaatCTGTGCCATATACAGAATTTAACTACAAACTACATGATAACTGTGGGTTAACAGTGCTGGGTAAGAGACAGTGCTTAGCGCTCCCATTCCCCGCCCCCGTGATCAAGCCTTGTGACCTTGAGATCATAAAGTCGAGTCCCTTGTGCCTGTGTTCTCCTTTCATAGCCACAGCAGTGGCTCTCCTCAGAGTTTATTTAAAGACAGAGCCAACGTCAGGGGGGGGTCACTTGTGATGAAATATGTGGAACTAGCGACCCTTGACCCCTGCTGATAAGCTGCagtttcctctctctcgctgcttGTGTAAACACAGGGCCTCTGAGCCGTTTTTCCTCtgccttgtctctctctcacctcagaCGTGACAAGAGTCAGATCttttacacacatgcacacagttaaccccttacatgCACATTTCACACAGTTATTAATCATAAGGCTTACTATCCAGTAAGTAATTGCAGTGTAACTACTATGTAATGTACATTCCTGATGTTATGCTTAATCATGGCTCACACATTCAATCAAACTGCATTTGTAGACTTCGGTACTTCGACATGAAAtgcaatttcattttcaaaaaacaaaagcaagcaaaggaaaaaaataaaagcttgctTCAAATTATGAGCTGTAAAGGGTTAACGCTTGATTATTGCCCTCACTGCTCACCTTTCACACATTGTCAGGAACACATGACCCGTTGTCTTACATCATTGGCACCTCTGGGCTGACGCAGAGAGCTGGATTCAGTGGAAGTGGAGCTTATCTGTAAACAAAAAGGCCTGTTTTCCTCTCAGCCTCTATCAAACAGCCCGTATACATGACTATGTTTTATGTCCACATTACAGGCCTGCCAGAGTGTTGGTTAATTTCGAGAGAGGAAAAGGGAGTGTATCTCGGGACGTGTTGTGCAACAGCTCAGTCCGTCACGAGTGCTACTATAGCCACAGTCCTCCCTCAGGCCTTCCCGGGAACATTCGGGACATTCCGGGAAGGGGTGAGGACAGGATGGTTTTTAGTtgcagctttttttatttattttatttatttacttatttggtATTCAGCTCTAACTCCACAAGCTGAGGCTTAAGTGGTATAAAGTTCTTAGCTATTTCACCCTCCAATATGATCCCCTAGTTGcttgtgcagagagagagacagaaaagagagagatagtgtggTTTCAGTTGTCAGTTGGTGACTGACGTTGCAGATGGGCGGCCATCGGAAAGGAAGGGTGTGCGCATGTGCATCATGCTGTTATGTCCTGCTATAAATAAGGGAATGTTCAGGAAGTAGCCTTATGTCCTCCTGGGCAGCGTTGTGTATCATGGAAAAGCAGAAACATGAGTGACAGAGCCGAGTGAGTTGGAGAAatgatctgtgtgtctgtgaagaTATACTCTACcatatatattattgttatattattattactctaccatatatattattgttataatattaTTACTCTACAATTTTATCAGATTCAGCTAATGTGTTGGACGCTGGTTAGCGTACTGTGGTGGGTAACATCCCTGGGGTCTGATtcaaataagaataataaaaaaagttttttggggGATTTATATAAAGAGTGTAAAGACAAGACAACCAATCAGAGTCATTTTATTATCTACAGTTATGACTGTATAAAGACTGATAAAGCTGTTTAATAGTGCAAGTGAAGTTATTCAGAATGCTTCTTATTTGAAATGGGAAGATTGAGGCTGATAACTTATCAATGCACTGACGTAAACAGATAACTCCAGTATGTCACTTATCATGTATTAGCTTCTTGAGGTTAACAACaagcttgaaatattgaataaaacctCTTAAAATACTCTCTGACGTCTAGCTTAGTGTTTCAACATAGTGTTTAACTTACTGCAGAATAAAATAAGAGCCGTTGTTAACATGACATAGTGGTGTATATCATTGAGGATATTGTTCTGTACTTCTTGGAGGAGTATGTGTTGTTTGTGCTGatattgtatgtatttttcCTGTATTTCAAACTGTGGCTCAAGAGGGTCCGTCTTTCAGCGCACACTCCAGCACAAGCCCTCTTCACAAGTGCTGCTAATGCCAGCATTAAAGTTTAATGAGGCAGTAAAAGGAGATTTATTAGCCCGTTTAAAACCAACAGCACCGTCTCtgacctcctctctctctctctctctctttctgtgtcttcgCAGGTCATGGAGACCAAAGACATGCTGTACATCGTAACAGAGTATGCAAAAAACGGAGAAATGTTTGGTAAGTGCAAAGCGGCTCTTCCGATCCGCTGTCATTTTTCTCACTGATGAGTCAGGTGTGGCCGTCATAGAGAACATTGACTGGCAGGCGTCCACCGGCACTGACGTTTGTGGCCGTTAGGCAGTGGGGTTGCCGTGGGTAACAGGGTCTtgtggagggatggagggagaggtaTTTAGCTCAGCAGGACAGGTGGAGGGGAGGGAAGGGGAGGAGGTGGGAAGGGGAGAGTAGCGCTTTGAGCCCACAGGCCGGAGAACAGGTGTGGGATTTGCAGCTTTTATGTAAGCGTGTAAGAGTGTAAGCTTCTGTACTTCTGCTTCACCAACACCCACCTGGGAGTTCAAACACAACAGCACGTCTGGCAACTCACCTTCCTCTCAATCAGCACTGTTAAAAGCAAAATGTCAGAGATCCACTCAGTCATGTTCTATCACTGtttcgctctctcacacacacattgttaTACAATAGTAGGATGTGGGGTCTTGCAAATGTCAAACTTatgtttatataattattacatatatattacacatgtattacatatatattaattGTGTACGTagctatataatataaatgttttaatgaGGTGGTATTAATTCCACTCCCAACAACATACAtcctgaaaaaagaagaaagtatACATTATATAATACTGATTTGTTAGCcgtcttttctctgttttccatACAGAAGACAtttctgtataaaaataaacaatttttagtgtgtttgtgtattgcTCCCAGTCCTAATTCCTCGTGTTCCTCTGCAGACTACTTGACGTCCAATGGACGGATGAGTGAGGCTGAAGCACGGAAAAAGTTCTGGCAGATTCTGACAGCTGTGGACTACTGCCACCGGCACCACATCGTCCACCGGGACCTCAAAACCGAGAACCTGCTGCTTGATGCCAACATGAACATCAAACTGGCAGGTGGGTAGTCAGAGCCATGAGTTGCACTGTGGCTCACAGAAACACATTCATTCCACTGCAATGAGCCCCAGAGTCAGAGGAGTAATAACGGCATTTGTAAGAAAATGGTGGCAGTTGGAAAAAGACACAAATTTTTGATGGTCTATTCATCAAAATTGCGATTGGGAGCTTGAAAGGGTTGCACAATATAAAATGCAGCTGGTGTTTACcaattttatataaaaacaaggTTTTCTCATAACAGCAACTTTATGCTTCAGTAACTACACAACACTTTCTGAACTACACAAATCTTTCAGTAGGAGCTGTTTATATAACATCACACAGTGTTATGAGGTAATTACACTCCCTGAAGCGGAGCTGATGAGCAACCTGCTGCTAGTATAACAAAGAGCTTATTTAAAGTCTGACTCTcttttgctccctctctctctctctctctctctctctctctcgctgtcccTTCAGACTTTGGGTTTGGAAACTTCTATAAAGCCGGTGAACCTCTCTCCACTTGGTGTGGCAGCCCTCCATACGCCGCCCCTGAAGTTTTTGAGGGAAAAGAGTACGAGGGCCCACAGCTGGACATTTGGGTATGAGTCCTTAACAAAGCTGTCCATACTataaactgatttaactgaGGAAATAATGTGGGACTCTAATGTAGGCAATAAGTAACAGTGTTTTGGGTTTGTATTTCTTTTCTCAGAGTCTGGGTGTGGTATTGTATGTGCTGGTATGTGGCTCCCTGCCTTTTGATGGAGACAGTCTGCCTGCACTGAGACAGAGGGTGACAGAGGGACGCTTCAGAATACCATTCTTCATGTCAGAAGGTCAGTAAAGCTATGCATAGCTGTGATAAGCAAACACAAGGTACCCTTATGGCcattgatgaatggaccaatagacatggtccaaaatgacttaaaaatcTCAAATCTCGTCGGCTTTAGTTAAGAATGTCTTTTAAGTTACTCTTTCTGCGAAACTATGTTATTAGGACAGCGGCAGACAATTCAGCATATGCAGCTGTAGCTATGATTAGTGTTGACATGCTAGCTGACTTAGACTGGTCATCTATATTGAGGAATATGCTAACTAGCAACATTAGCTTTCATGGTTAGTCCCTTGGCATTGCTGGGCTGCTCATCTGTACTGGAGAACGTGCTAAATAGCAACATTTGCTTTCATTATTAACATCTTCAGCATTGTTTGCTAGACTGCTTATTTATACTATATAACAGACCATAtcagttttcattgttttttttttttattttgtgtcattttatgaTTGTTTGGTCAAGTTCTGTTTTTACATGTTCTCACATTTTGGTCATGTTTTGTCCTGACATCATGCTAACCATCAATAGTTAATCAATCAAACCACTTTAGCACTGTTAGGTCAACTGCTCCTATAACCACTGGACAACATATTTAAAGTTAATGTGCTGACAGGattagctttcattcatttctagCCACTTTAGCATTGCTTGTAAGCTAAACTATCTATGTTTTCTGCACTTACAGACTGTGAGAATTTGATCCGGAAGATGTTGGTGGTTGACCCGGCCAAGCGCATCACCATAGCTCAGATCAAGCAGCACCGCTGGATGCTGGCTGACCCCAGCGCACCCCACCAGGCGCTCTCGCACTCTCTTAGTGACTACAATTCCAACTTGGGCGACTACAGTGAGCCTGTGTTGGGCATCATGCAAACATTGGGCATCGACAGGCAGAGAACTGTGGAGGTGAGGCCAAGGACAGATCAGACCAGAGCATACAGAGTGGTTTAGAGTTACAAACGTAAATATAGGGCTTTGGTGGCCATAAAGCATTGAGCATGGGTACATAGAGTTTAGTGAGAGGTTTTGGGATTGGAAGAGAGCTATGTGAGTAATTTGGTTAGATCACTGTAGCTCTGCAACTGAGGGGTCAGCAATAAAGGTTAATAGCTGTTGCTTGAGGGATCTGAATTGTCAGTTTGTCACCTCGGGGTGCCATGATGAAAAACTGTTTACCTCAGCCTCTTGCCATGCGTTTAGATACACAGGCAGGCTGGCACCCAAAGATAAACATGGCATCTGTTCCTAAAAGCTGTCACACAGAATTTTTTGGTCTTAAGCTCATGCCACAATCCTTTAAGATATTAAGCCTTAAAAGAATTGCTTGCTTGCTCGTAAACAGGCACATAAATAATGTTGCTATCATAAGGAAACCTCGTAACCTctctttttcagcttttgtttatttacaacagctgccctttacataaTGTGAACTTTAACGTTAGATTAAATGGAGTTTGGAAACTTCACTgttactgtaaaattaccatttcaGAGCTACAAGGTCTTTATAAATCAGTGACAATATGATCCTGGTCTGATATGTTCAGTGATTCTTAAACTGCttgtttcttttccttctcttgacAGTCTCTTCAGAGCAGTAGCTACAATCACTTCTCTGCCATCTACTACCTGCTGCTGGAGAGGGTCAAGGAGCACCGCACCCAGCAGCTGAACCGGCAGTGCGGGGCGTGGAACCAGAGGAGCAGGAGCACATCTGATTCCTCTGGCCCAGAGGTGAGTTTGTGGACTGGGCCACTACTCAAGCCATCCTCCCTACTGCCTCCGGTGTGACATTACATCCTCCTCTTTGCTTCCTGGCTCATCTGGCTGACTCAGCTCTTCCTCtgtcctctcctcctcctcaagGTGATCATGGAGTCATCTGACAGCTTCCACACAGCCTTCCCCGTTGCTGCTAAGATGAACCCACCAGTCCAATCACAAATAGAGTGTGAACAAGGAGGTCTATTTCAGGTAAAGATTGCCACCATCTTCCCTTTTTCCAAACGTCTTTTTAGTAGTGCTGCAATAACTAGAGCCAATAACTAGAGCAGTGCAACCTGCAAAGTAGGCAAAGACAGGCTAATAGTAAAATTCCCATTTCTTTCCTTtattctctccctttttcccctctctcttacCTCAACTGAAGTCAACCTTATTGTTATAGCACCTTTGGAAGATACAGGAATAAGAAGCATGCAAATTATTGCTGAATAAAAGATTATAAAACAGACAAACTGAATTAAGGAACTATTAAAATGATAATACATAAAACCATGTCTCAAGTAAAAGCTTGACTGaaaacatctctctctttctcaaccTCTCTTTGAACAGCGGGTGGTGTGCCCAGTAGAGGCTAGTCTGAATGGGCTGCTGTGGAACCGCTCCATTTCCCCCAACAGCCTCCTGGAGACCACCATCAGTGAGGAGGTGCGACCGGGAGACCTGGAAGAAGAGGAGGGAGCCCTGCAGGCTCCGCCCCCACCACTCACAAGCACCGCCTCCCGCAGGCACACCCTTGCTGAGGTCTCGGCCCGTTTCCATCAGTGCAACCCACCATGTGAGTAGCGCATGACATCACAGCCACATATTCACTTCAGTTACGGCAACCCAGATTTCAACAACAGTCCTTTCTGATCTGTTTATGATGCTGCTGACAATGCACTCCCAGTTAATCACACTGCTCATATTAATCTTACTGCACGTTAATCACACAGACATAtcactgtttgccactgctctTAACAGTGAGCAATGATTGTGAAAAATGATTGTGATATACTTTAGCAAAACACCtcaataaatgttataaattaaGAGAAATGAGACAACACTGTTAATTACCGCTGAGGCATTTATACAGTTAGATAAGAGAATAAGTACATGTGCAAATTGAAGTGCCATTAGCTTCACCGATTAGAGCTAAGTGAACTCAAATTGTGCTTTGTGAAAAGGCTCTGACTGGCTGCGGGCAAAAATGAAAAGTCTGTAGTCTGTctgatttaaacaaaagagAATGTGGACagaatacactacactacacaagtCTCCTAACAACCTTATTGCTCTTCTCAGGTATTATCATCAGTCCCTCGGATGGAGCCTCCTCGGACAGCTGTCTGAAGTCTTCATCTAACCCAGCCCCAGCCCTGTCCGCTGCCGCAGCAAGAGACCTTTCAGCCCTGCTGTCCTCCGGGATTGGACCTGGTGCCTCAGGACCTGTCGGAGCCCCTCTCGCCCTTTCCTCTAATCGGCTTCTGCAGAATCAGGGCAGTCTGCATGCGGTCAGCTTCCAGGAGGGCCGCCGGGCCTCCGACACATCCCTCACACAAGGTGAGTGCGCTCATGTGCGGCAGTTTTCTCATTCATTCTTGTCATTTAAAGagtctaaaatgtgcagaaggtGCTTGGCACCCTTTATTTCTCCTAACTGACTGGTAACTGCTAATTTATGTAGGATTGAAGGCTTTCCGTCAGCAACTGAGGAAGAACACCCGAGCCAAGGGCCTCCTGGGCCTGAATAAGATCAAGGGTCTGGCCAGACAGGTGTGCCCTCCGACCTCATGCCCCAGAGGCAGCAGAGGGTCACTTGGGCCAACCCTGTGCCCCCCATCAGGTTTGCAAGGCTCTGGCTGCCCCCGGGA from the Pygocentrus nattereri isolate fPygNat1 chromosome 6, fPygNat1.pri, whole genome shotgun sequence genome contains:
- the sik1 gene encoding serine/threonine-protein kinase SIK1, with the translated sequence MVIMRENSASCEPTAAQGRPLQVGFYEILRTLGKGNFAVVKLARHKVTKTQVAIKIIDKTRLNSSNLEKIYREVQIMKLLNHPHIIKLYQVMETKDMLYIVTEYAKNGEMFDYLTSNGRMSEAEARKKFWQILTAVDYCHRHHIVHRDLKTENLLLDANMNIKLADFGFGNFYKAGEPLSTWCGSPPYAAPEVFEGKEYEGPQLDIWSLGVVLYVLVCGSLPFDGDSLPALRQRVTEGRFRIPFFMSEDCENLIRKMLVVDPAKRITIAQIKQHRWMLADPSAPHQALSHSLSDYNSNLGDYSEPVLGIMQTLGIDRQRTVESLQSSSYNHFSAIYYLLLERVKEHRTQQLNRQCGAWNQRSRSTSDSSGPEVIMESSDSFHTAFPVAAKMNPPVQSQIECEQGGLFQRVVCPVEASLNGLLWNRSISPNSLLETTISEEVRPGDLEEEEGALQAPPPPLTSTASRRHTLAEVSARFHQCNPPCIIISPSDGASSDSCLKSSSNPAPALSAAAARDLSALLSSGIGPGASGPVGAPLALSSNRLLQNQGSLHAVSFQEGRRASDTSLTQGLKAFRQQLRKNTRAKGLLGLNKIKGLARQVCPPTSCPRGSRGSLGPTLCPPSGLQGSGCPRERRSMLEEVLHQQRMLQIQHQSQVQSQPQQQAALFLSQSHQLPPSPPSNSLFAPAALFSNPPSQTPNQPLIPVCQQTSLPLQHSLWQQQQQMKPVDSSSSSTSSSSSSLSPVVSTAHLLEARLHISQQPHLQPHPQAQHLQNQTQGHFHLLPQQMGWSLGTSSSPQASELQEQLACTGQQLSSCVMVK